A genome region from Pseudomonas sp. N3-W includes the following:
- a CDS encoding EAL domain-containing protein: protein MDIVLCDLSNTALDCLDFLHCVGHSGMVRAVALCSELRPELRRAVEQMTRFSGLQLLGVLSKPTQLYTLQDILQRYCHRRLPAQADPSPLYRLPSEEDVRRGLDRGEFKAWFQPKFDMNSAALAGAEALARWEHPIRGLLLPKDFLAAVLAYDLIDEMLKQMLEQGMSLLRALRQSGLGLELAFNLHASQLARNDLTDHIYSVLKSHNFPGSTLLFEVAENGLLDVPRATRENLLRLRMMGCSLSIDDFGMGFSSLTLLSQLPFNQLKLDGQLVRSIAEPHTRAMVTCTLALARSLNMSLVIEGVSSQLIRDGLVEMGCSFGQGFHLTRPMDAQRFTQWLQNPESTD, encoded by the coding sequence GTGGACATCGTGCTCTGCGACCTGAGCAATACCGCCCTCGACTGCCTGGACTTCCTGCATTGTGTCGGGCACAGCGGCATGGTCCGCGCGGTCGCCCTGTGCAGTGAGTTGCGCCCGGAGTTGCGTCGCGCCGTCGAACAGATGACGCGCTTTTCGGGGTTGCAGTTGCTGGGTGTCCTGAGCAAGCCCACGCAGCTCTATACGCTGCAAGATATCTTGCAGCGCTATTGTCACCGACGCTTGCCGGCGCAAGCCGATCCGTCACCACTTTATCGACTGCCCAGTGAAGAGGACGTTCGTCGTGGCCTGGATCGGGGGGAGTTCAAAGCCTGGTTCCAGCCCAAGTTCGATATGAACAGTGCTGCATTGGCCGGAGCTGAAGCGCTGGCGCGTTGGGAGCACCCGATTCGGGGGCTGCTGTTGCCCAAGGACTTTCTGGCTGCCGTGCTGGCCTACGACCTGATCGATGAAATGCTCAAGCAAATGCTTGAGCAAGGCATGAGCCTGTTGCGTGCCTTGCGCCAGTCTGGCCTGGGCCTGGAATTGGCTTTCAACCTTCACGCCTCGCAACTGGCCCGCAATGACCTGACCGACCACATCTATAGCGTCTTGAAGAGCCACAATTTTCCAGGGTCGACGTTGTTGTTCGAAGTCGCTGAAAACGGCTTGCTCGACGTCCCTCGGGCGACCCGGGAAAACCTGCTGCGCCTGCGCATGATGGGCTGCAGCCTGTCGATCGATGATTTCGGCATGGGTTTTTCCTCGCTGACATTGCTGTCCCAGCTGCCGTTCAACCAACTCAAGCTCGACGGGCAACTCGTGCGCTCAATTGCCGAGCCGCACACCCGGGCGATGGTCACTTGCACCCTGGCGTTGGCCCGGTCGCTGAACATGAGCCTGGTGATCGAGGGTGTCAGCAGTCAGCTTATCCGCGATGGGCTGGTGGAAATGGGTTGTTCATTTGGCCAGGGATTTCACCTGACTCGTCCGATGGATGCCCAACGGTTCACGCAGTGGCTACAGAACCCGGAATCCACCGATTAG
- a CDS encoding response regulator transcription factor yields the protein MHRALVVDDHPFIRATVKLLLEHERFEVVAEADNGADAVQLARKHDPELILLDIAMPSLDGLEVLSRISALKLSSKILVLTSQSAAFYAMRCMKAGAAGYISKTDELGELSKAIKALMAGYTFFPNLAGNSVRRIDIDSTELEMIRGLSDRELTILQQLARGLSNKEIGDAMLLSNKTVSTYKTRLIEKLNVKSVVYLADFAKRNSLI from the coding sequence ATGCATAGAGCGTTGGTTGTAGATGATCATCCGTTCATTCGGGCGACGGTGAAATTGCTGCTTGAACATGAACGATTCGAAGTCGTCGCCGAAGCTGATAATGGCGCCGATGCGGTGCAACTGGCTCGCAAGCATGACCCGGAACTTATCCTGTTGGACATTGCCATGCCCAGCCTGGACGGCCTGGAAGTTCTCAGCCGGATCAGCGCGCTGAAGCTGTCCAGCAAGATCCTGGTATTGACCTCTCAATCAGCGGCCTTTTATGCCATGCGCTGCATGAAGGCGGGCGCTGCCGGTTATATATCGAAAACCGACGAATTGGGTGAGTTGAGCAAGGCGATCAAGGCACTCATGGCTGGATATACCTTCTTTCCAAACCTGGCGGGCAATTCCGTACGCCGAATTGATATCGATTCCACCGAGCTGGAGATGATCCGCGGCCTTTCCGATCGTGAACTGACGATTCTGCAACAACTTGCCCGAGGTTTGAGTAACAAGGAAATCGGTGATGCCATGTTGTTGAGCAACAAGACTGTCAGTACGTACAAGACCCGCCTGATTGAAAAACTCAACGTGAAGTCGGTGGTGTACCTGGCCGATTTTGCCAAGCGTAATAGTTTGATCTGA